ACCACGGGCTCGGGCTACCGCGTGGCCGTGGTCAAGTACAGCGGCGCCGACCGGTTCCTCGCGCTCAACGTGATCCGCGGCCGGTTCGTGGACTCCGGCTCGCTCAGGGCGTTCAGCACGGCGGGCGTCACCTCGGGCCACTCGGCCGCGGCCGACGCGTTCAGCGTGGCGGCGGCTCCGGCGGCGACGGCGTTCGGCCGTCCACTCGAGACGGGCGACCCGGCGAACCCGGCCGGTCCGTACCCGGGCCAGTTCACCTCGGCGAGCAAGTGGGAACGCTTCACCTCCGACGGTGAGCGCCACCTGTTCTTCAACCCCGACGGCACCGAGCTCACCCCGGGCAACGTCTCCTCGACGGGCGGCGCCACGCGCGCCAAGCCGGACCTCACGGCGGCCGACGGCGTCGCCACCTCCGTGGCCGGCTTCCAGCCGTTTTACGGCACGTCCGCGGCCGCCCCGCACGCCGCGGCGATCGCGGCGCTGCTGCTCTCGGGCAAGCCCACCGCGACGCCCGCGGAGATCCGCTCGGCCCTGGTGTCGAGCGCGATCGACCTGGGCGCGCCCGGGTACGACCCCGTGACGGGCGCCGGCGTGATCATGGCGGGCCCGGCGCTGGCGGCGCTGGGCGTGCCGCAGAGCTAGGTGCGGTTCCGGCGGCCCCGGGTAGCCGGGGCCGCCGGCTCACCTGCTCGTGAGCAGCAGGTGGAAGGCGCGGGTGCCCTCGCCGAGGCGTTCGTGGCGGTCCAGGCTCAACCCCGCCTCGCCCAGTGCCGTCTCGACGTCGGCCACCGGGCGCAGCCGGAAGCCGTGTTCGGTGAACGGCATGGCTTTCATGGCCTCCGGGTCGCCGATGCCGAGCACGAACCGGCCACCCGGCGTGAGCACGCGGGCGACCTCCGCGAACGCCAGGTCGAGGTCGTCGACGAAGTACACCGTGTCGAGCGTGATCGCGGCGGCCATCGACGCGTCTTCCAGCGGCAACGCGGTCATCGTGCCGCGGTGCAGACGCAACCGGCCGGCGGCGATGTTGTCGGGGAACGCGGCGCGGGCCTTGGCGATCATCGTGTCGGAGATGTCGACGCCGTGCACCGTCCCGCCCGCCGCGGCGCGCAGCAGCAGGTCGAGGCCCAGCCCGCCGCCGAAGCCGATGTCGAGCGCCGTCTCCCCGGGTTTCAGGTCGAGTGCTTCGACGGCCGCCCTCATGTTGCCGCGGTTGGCGCGGTTCAGCAGCCGCCCGACGGCCCGGCCGGGCAGCCCGCTGGGGTGGCCGAGCTGCCGCGCCAGCCCGGCGAGCAGAGTGTCTCGTGGTCCCATTTCCGCAAGTCTGCCCCCGCGACGGCCGCGAGTCCACGACGTGGATTGTGGTGGCCCGGATGGTGTGGCAGCGTGCTGGCGGAGTGGCAGCGTGCTGGCGGTCGAGATCGAGGAGGGGTGTGATGGCGGGCAAGACCGCGGTGGTCACCGGAGCGGGTTCGGGCATCGGGCGGCGGGTCACGCGCGCGTTGCTGGGCGCCGGCTACCAGGTCGCGCTGGCCGGGCGCCGGGCCGAGGCGCTTTCGGAGACGGCTGGTGATGCTTCGGGTGCGCTGGTCGTGCCCACGGATGTGGCTTCGCCCGGGGCCGTGGCGGCGTTGTTCGAGGCGGTGCGCGAGCAGTGGGGCCGGCTCGACCTGCTGGTGAACAACGCGGGGGTGTCGGCGGGCGGGACCGTCGCGGACCTGTCGGTGGAGCGCTGGCGCCGGACGGTCGACACGAACCTGACCGGGATGTTCCTGTGCGCGCAGCAGGCCGTGCGCCTGATGAAGGACCAGGAGCCGATGGGCGGGCGGATCATCAACAACGGCTCGATCTCCGCGCACGCGCCGCGGCCCGCGAGTGTCGCCTACACCGCCACGAAGCACGCCGTCACGGGGCTGACCAAGTCGATCTCCCTCGACGGCCGCGCCTGGAATGTCGCGTGTGGACAGATCGACATCGGCAACGCCGCCACGGAGATGACCGAGCGCATGTCCGCCGGCATCCCGCAGGCCGACGGCCGCGTGCTCGCCGAGCCCACCTTCGACTCGGGCCACGTGGCCGACGCGGTGCTGTACATGGCGGGGCTGCCGCTGGACGCGAATGTCCAGTTCCTGACCATCACGGCCACGGCCATGCCGTTCATCGGGAGGGGCTGACCCGTCCGTACCGCCGGATTTACCCGTTCGGGCAAAGACCTTCGAGTGGTCTGATCCACGCTGCGGTGCTCGTGTCCCGGGACCACGCTGGGCGTGCGATCACGAGAAGGGACCCGCTCGATGAAGCACCGCACGTTGCGTAGGCTGGCGATCGCCACGGTGGTTTCCGGTTCACTGGTTTTCGGTTCTGCGACCGCATGGGCCGATCCGCCCTCGGCCCTGCCGGCCGGCGCGCCCGCCGCCGACGCCAAGTGGCAGCCCGCGCTCGACTTCGACAAGGACGGCTGCTACAACACCCCCGCCATCGGCCCCGACGGCACCCTCAACCCGGGCCTCGACCTCGGCGGCGCGGTGAACGGCAACTGCCACGACAAGTCCGATCTGGCCAACACCAACGTCTACTCCCGGTCCAAGTGCAACAACGGCTGGTGCGCCTACCTTTACGGCTACTACTTCGAGAAGGACCAGGTCTCCGACGGCCCCGTGTCGGCCGGCCACAAGCACGACTGGGAGCACATCGTCGTGTGGGTCCAGGACGACCAGGCGAAGTACATTTCCGTTTCCCAGCACCAGGGTTACGAGACGAAGCCCGCTTCGGAGGTCCCGTTCCAGGACACCCACCCGAAGGCCGTGTACCACAAGGACGGCGTCTCGACCCACGACTTCCGCTTCCCCAAGGACGGCAACGGCGACGAGCCACCCGAGAACGACGAGGGCGTGTGGCAGGTCAAGGGCCTCGTGGGCTGGGACAACTACCCCGCGGGCATCCGCGACAAGCTCACCTCCGCCGACTTCGGCGACGCGACGTTCAAACTGACGGACGACCGCTTCAACGGCACGCTGGCGACGGCGAAGCCGGCCGAGGTCGGGCTGGACCCGAACGCCTGAGCGGCAGGGGGTGACCTTGTCGCGCCGGAACTCGTCGAACAGGCGGTGGAACATCTGCTCGGTGTCCACATAGGAGTGAAAGCCGGCGCGGCGTGATTTCGACGTGTCGGCGAACATGTCGTAGTCCCAGGAGAACACGAAGTCGCCGAAGGGCCAGGCGGACACGTCGCGGTAGGTCGCCTTGAGGCCGTGCTCGGCGGACATCCTGGACCACAGCGGTTCCTTGTCCGCCATCACGGTCGCCAGCGAAATGGGCAACGGCGGCGCGGTGTCGAGGCCGAAGTACGCGGCGAGCTTCGGCCACAGCTCGCCGCCAGCGGAAGAGGTCGCCGTTGGCGATGTTGAACGCCTCGTTGCGGGTGGAGGTCGCGGCCCAGACCGTGGCCTCCGCCGGGAGCCCGGCGTCGGTCATTTCCAGGAGGCTGTCGTAGGCGCCGGGCTTGCCGGGGAAGCGCGGCGGCACCCCGAGCTCCTTCGAGATCGACGCGTACACGGCGATCACGAGCGCGAGGTTCATCGGGTTGCCGAGCGTGGTGCCGCCCACCACCGACGGCCGGATCGTGGGCGTCGCGGAGTCGAGCAGGGCGACGGACAGCGCGCCGGGCCCGCCGCGCCGCGAGAGGCCGACGATGTCCCAGCCGAGGCCGCGCAGGTGTTCGGCCGGCGTGCGGCCGAGCAGCTCCATGTGGCGCAACCGCGCTGTCGCACCAGGTCCGGGCGCTGGAGCAGCACGTCGGCGGACCGTTGCTCGAACGGCTGCCTCGCTCGGTCCGTCTCACGCCGATGGGCCGCGCGATGCTTCGGCACACCCGCGCCGCCCTCGCCGATGCCGAACGCGCCCGCTGCGCCGCCCGGCAGGCGTCCGGGCTCATGGCGGGGGAGCTCCTCGTCGCCACGGTCTACTCCGTCAGCCTCGGCGTGCTCCCCTCCGCGCTGCGTGGTTGGCGGCGCGACCACTCGGCGGTCGATGTGCGGCTGTTCGAACACCGCCACACCGACGAACTTCGCGAAGCCATGATCGCGGGCGAAGCCGACGTCGCGATCGGCCCGGAGCCCGCCGGCTGGGAAGGACCGGTGCGTTCGCCGGGGATCGAGGAGTTCGTCGTCGTCCTCCCGTCCGACGGCGCCACCGAAGGCGACCACGGCACCGTCGACCTGGCCACGCTCGCCGACTGCGCCTGGGTGCACTACGCCCCCGGCCACGGCCTCGCCGAAATCCTCGACGCCGCCTGCGCCGACTCCGGCTTCCGCCCGCGCCCTGCTGTTCGCACCGAGCAGACGGCCACCGCCCCCATCCTCGCGGCCGCCGGCCTGGGGCCCGCTCTCGTGCCCGCCAACGTGCTCCCGCCGAACTTCGAAGGCCGCGTGCTGGGCCCGGCGGAGCCGGTGCGCCGGGTGCTCACGGCTTACAGCCGGCCCCGGGCCGGATCCGTCGACCAGCGCCTTTGTCGAGGTTCTCGAGCGCCACGCGAGCGTGTGATCAGACGGAAAGCTTCGCCAGGTCGATCCCCGAGAACGCCGCCGCCGTGACGTCGTGCAGGCGGGGCGACCACACGGCGTGCCCGTGGCCCGTCCACAGGGGCGCCACGGGGAGGTCGCGCAGCAGCTGGTTCTCGGCGACGCGGTACAGCTGCCCGGCTTCCGCGGTGGTGGCCGCGGACTCCGCCGCCGTGAGGTCCTGCTCGAAGCCGGCGTCGGAGTAGCCCGAGGCGGAGGCGAGGGCCGACAGCAGGTCCGCCGGGCTGGCGGAGGCGAGGTTCAAGTCCACAGTGGACGGACCAGTCACGCGACCGTTCGGGCGCTGGGCGGCGGTCACCGCTACCCCCAGCGCCGTGGCCACACCGGTGGCGAGGGGGCGCGTCCACTGGCCCGCGCCGGGGTCGAAGTAGACCGTGGTGGGGCCGGTGAAGGCGGACTGGCCCAGCAGCGACTTGGCGGCGGCCGCGTCGAAGGAGCAGGGGCGGCAGGTGCCGGTGCGTTCGCCGGGGGCGTCGGCGGGTGGCAGGAGAGCGTGGGCCGGGTCGACCTGGTGGGCGAGGGGGCCGGCTTCCAGCGCTGAGCGGTCGACGGCCAGGGCGAAGGCGTGGCGGACGGCCGCGTCGGCGAAGCGGGGGTCGGCCATGGGGAAGACGAGGTAGCCGGCTTCGGGCAGGGGCCAGGTGGTGTGGCGGTCGGCGAAGTCGGTGTGCATGGCTTCGTGGCGTTCGCCGGCGACGGAGGTGACGAGGTCGAGCGAGCCGTCGCGCACGGCGTCGTACTGCTCCACCGGGTCGCCCACGCGCAGGTCGACCTCGGTCGCCTTGCCCTCGGCCGGGGTGACGCGCACGAGGGTGCCGCCGGTGCCGGGGGCCCAGTCGTCGGCGAGGCGGAAGGGGCCGTCTCCGACGGGGTGGCGGGCGAAGCCGTTCCAGTCGTGCGAGGCGAGCACGGACGCGGGCATCGGCACGAGCCCCGGCGCCGAGAGCCACGCCGGCACCTGGCTGCTCGGGCGGTCGAGCACGAGCCGGATCGTCGTCGCATCGGGTGCGGTGATCTGCTTGGCCCGCAACGACTTCGTCAGCACCGGCGTGGCCTCCCAGTTCTCGCCGGCGATGGCCTGCCAGGTGTCCACATAGGACTGCGCGGTCACCGGGGTGCCGTCGTGGAACTTCAGCCCCGGGCGCAGCGTCACGGTCCACGTCACGCGGTCGGTGCTCGTGATCGCCGCGGCGGCGCGCGGGGTGAGCTTGCCCGTGGCCGGGTCGTAGTCGGCGAGCGGCGTCCACAGCGCGCCCGTGACGAAGCGGCCGGCCTGGTCGTCGACGTCGGCGGGCAGCAGCGTGCCCGGCTCCTGCAGCCCGACCGTGACGACGCCCGGGCGCGCCGGCTCGTCGGACGAACAGCCGGCGAGCGCGGACAACGCCACCACCGCGGCGACGAGCAGGGCAGGCAGGCGCATGGTGTCTTAATACCAGTTGGAAAGAGACGAAAGGCGGTTGTGTCCGGTTGGTCACCGTCTTAGAGTGCAACGGTCACGCTGGGCGTTCTGGGAGGTTCGTGTGCGACGCTGGTGGGTTCGATCTTGCTTGGCCCTGACCACAGTCGCCGCGACGCTCATCGCGACCGAGCTGCCCGCGGCCGCGTGCGGCGAGGACGACAAACCGGCGGTGCAGGCCAAACACACCGCCGGTGATCCGGGCGCGATCAAGGGCGTGCGCGCTGTCGGCAACGTGCCCGACGCCGCGGGCGCGATCTCCGCCAACTTCCTGCAGTACGGTCACCGCGACGTGATGGTGGTGTCCGGCGAGTTCGGCCTCAAGGTCTACGACCTCACGCGCAACCCCGCCGCGCCGAAGGCGATCGGGCAGCTCAGCCTGCCCGGCTTGTGGGAGACCGAGGACACCGAGGTCGACGCGAAGCGCAAGCTGGTGTTCCTCTCGCGTGACCCGCGGGCGTTCGAGGGCAACACGCACACCGGCGAGTCCGGCATCTACGTCGTCGACGTCTCGCGCCCGGAGAAGCCCACGATCCTCAGCTACGTGCGCGTGCCCGCCGGCCACACCACCAGCTGCGTCGACGGCTGCCGCTACCTGTGGACCGGCGGCCCCGCGAAGGCCGACGACCAGCCGGCCGACTGGGGCGGGCGCCCGATCTGGGTCACCGATGTGCGCGACCCGCGCCACCCGGTCGTCCACCCGGACCCCATCGAGCTCGCCCGCAACGACGGCCAGACCGACTACGTGCACGACGTCCAGGTCGACTCCGCGGGCGTCGCGTGGGTCTCGGGCCGCGGCGGCGTCCGCGGCTACTGGACCAGCGGCCTGCACCGCGACCCCGTCCGCGGCGGCGTGCACCGCGCCACGGCCCTGGCGCCCATCCCGTACGCCGGCGGCGGAGTCGACGAGACCGCCGCGCCGTCGAAGTTCCTGCACAACAGCTTCCACCCGGTCGGCCCCCGCGAGGCCGGCGCCTGGCGCGGCCACGACCTCGTGTACGCCACCGAGGAGAACTTCCTCGACGGCTGCGCGGGCGACGGCGTGCTCACCATCTCGTCCCTGGCCGGTTCATACAACGGTGAAGGCTGGCGCTCGACCCCGACTGACCCCTTCCGCTTGCAGAGCATCGGCACGTGGAGCGTCGCGGGCCAGGAAGGCAGCGACCCCGCCTCCGACGACTGCTCGGCCCACTACTTCGACCTGCGCGACCACGTGCTCGTCCAATCCTTCTACTCCCAGGGCACGCGCTTCCTCGACGTCAGCGACCCCACCAACCCGCGCCAGATCGCCTACTTCCGCCCGGCGGACGCCAGCTCGTGGGCGCCGTACTGGCACGACGGGTACGTGTATGTGGCGGACAACGTGCGTGGGGTGGATGTTCTGAAGCTGACTGCCTGAGATCCGGTCGCAGGGCGATCGATCGGCGCCGCTGGCTACAGTTCGATCATGGAGCCAGTGGCGCGCGGCCGGGTCATTCTCCTCAACGGCCCTTCGAGCTCGGGAAAGTCGAGCATCGGGCAGGCACTGCTGGCGATCCTGCCCGACCCCTGGTTCCACGTCCCCGTCGACGGGATCAGCGGGATGCGGTCGACGCGCTACACCCGTGAGCTCGACGACGCCGGGGTCCAGGAGATGCTGAGACGAACCCGGCGGGGTTACCACCGCGCCGTCGCGGCCCTAACGTCCACGGGGAACGACGTGGTCATGGACTACCTGCTCAGCGAGCCGTGGCGCCTCGACGACCTCCTCGTCGTCCTCGACGGTTACGACGTCACGCTTGTGGACGTCCACTGCGCGCCGGAGGAGCTCGCCCGGCGGGAGCGCTCGCGCGGCGATCGGCCGCACGGTCTCGCCGCGTCGCAGACGCTGATCTACTCCCACCGGGACAGCGACCTCGTCGTGGACACGACTCACCGCACGGCGGCCGACTGCGCCCGCGAGATCGCCGGCCGTCTCGACGCGGTCGGGCGGCCGAAGGCGTTCGAACGCCTCCGCGCCGCCCGCGCGCGAACAAGCTGACGGCCTGAGGCCACTCACGGGTGGCGCGTGGGCCGGTAGATCAGTTCCTGCGTGTTTCCGTCCAGGGTGCGGCTTTCCAGGAGCTCCAGGTCGAAGTCCTCGGCACCCTCGAAGATGCGGGCGGCGCCGGTTCGGCCGGTGAGTGCGGGGAAGACCGTGAGCTGCACGCGGTCGACCAGGCCGGCCGCCATCAGGGCGCGGTTCATCGCCAGGCTGCCGTGCGAGCGCAGCGGTGCGTCGGACTCCTTCTTGAGGCGCGCGACGACATCGACGGCGTCGCCGCTGATGACCGTCGCGTCCGGCCAGTCCAGGGGGCCGCGCAGGGTGGTGGAGACGACGGTGGCCGGCAGGTTCCGCATCAGGGCGACCCAGGGGTCGAGGTTCTCCACGCCGAACTCGGCGAACATCTCGACGCTGTCCTTGAACGTGGTCTTCCCGAACACCATCCGCTGCCCCTCGCCGTACAGCTCGAGGCGGCGCGCCAGCAGCTCGGGGCCCTGCTTGCCCCAGTAGCCGCCCCAGTCGCCGGTGTGGGAGCCGTAGCCGTCGAGGCTGGAGAAGACGTCGAAGGTGTAGGTGGCGGTCATGGTGTGCTCCTTGAATGAGGTTCGGGCCGGGCGGCCCCTCACCCTGCCTACGAACCCGCTCGACGCCAATCGACACCGTCGGGAGAAAAACTTCTGAGCGGCCGAAACCGCGACGACAAAGGGGTCGGAGTCCTCCTACGATCAGCGGCCGTGACGCCGCCACCGCAGTCCGTCCTGGCCGCGTTCGGACTCGCCGACCAGCCGATCGAGCGGCTGCCCGGCGGCCGAGGCGGGACGTGGCTGGCCGGCTGGGCGGTGCTGAAACGCGTGGAGTCGTGTCCGAGACGGTGTGGCGCGCCGGCACGGTATCCGGGCTGGGCGCGGCCAGGTTCCGCGTCGCGACGCCGATCAGGACCACCGACGGCGGCTGGTTCGCCGAGGGCTGGGAGGCGGCTCTGTTCGTCGCGGGTGAACCGGACGTCGGCCGGGCGGACGACGTGGTGCGGGCCGGTCTCGCGTTCCACCAGGCCGTCGCCGGCCTGCCCCGGCCGGCTTTCCTGGACCGGCGCGACGATCCGTGCGCTACGGGCGACCGCGCCGCCTGGGAGGAGCTGACCGTGCGGAGCGGCTCTGCGGCGGCCGCGGAACTGCTGCGCCCGCTCGTGGGCGCTCGCCGTCCGGTGGACCTCGTCTCACAGGCCGTGCACGGGGACTTGCTCGGCAACGTCCTGTTCGCCGACGGCCAGGCCCCGGCGGTGATCGACTGGTCGGTGTACTGGCGGCCGCCGTCGTGGGTATCGGCGGTCGTGATCGTCGACGCCCTGTGCCGGCACGGCGCCCAGCCGGACCTCGCGACGCGGTGGTCGCACCTGCCCGAGTGGGGCCAGATGCTGGTGCGCGCCCTGATCTGTCGCATCGTGACCGACGACGTGGTCCTCGGGGCGAACGAGTGGACGCCGGCCCGGACCGGGGCGTACCGGCTGGTGGTCGAGCTTGTGATCGGTCTTGCTTGAGCAAGGCCCGATCCGTGGAGGGCACCTCGAGTGAATCAGAGGTGCCCTCCCTCGCCGGTCAGGACCGCAGCCACACCGCGGTGTCCGTCGGGATCTCCGTGGTGACGGGACCGCTCGCCAGCAGGATCTCCGCGGCCGGCAACGGCACCGGCGACGCGGAGAAGTTCAGCGCGAACGTGAACCCCGGCTCCCGCGTGAACGCCAGCACCCCGTCGCCGAGGGAAAGCCACTCCAGCGCCCCCGCGCCGAGCGCCGGCTGTTCCGCGCGGATCCGCAGGCCGTCGCGGTACAGCGACAGCATCGACGCCGGGTCGGCGGCCTCGGCGGAAGCCGTGTATTCGGCCCACGAAGCCGGCTGCGGCAGCCATGGCGTCCCCGCGCCGAAGCCGAACGGTGCGCCAAAACCCGACCACGGCAATGGCACCCGGCACCCGTCCCGGCCCGGGTCCGCGCCGTCGGTTCGCGCCCACACGGGGTCCTGCCGCAGCTCCGAGGGGAGGTCCTCGACCTCCCACAACCCCAGCTCTTCGCCCTGGTACACGTACACCCCGCCCGGCAGCGCCAAAGTCAGCAGTGCCGCCGCGCGCGCCCGGCGGGTGCCCAGGGAGAGCGAAACCGGCGAGCCGTGCAGCCGGTCCGCGAACGAGAAGCCCGTGTCGCCGGACCGGCCGTACCGCGTCACGTGCCGTGTCACGTCGTGGTTGGACAGCACCCACGCCGCGGGCGCGCCGACCTCGTCGTGGGCGCGCAGCGTGCGCGAGATGACGTCGCGGAAGCGCGAGACGTCCCACGGGCACACCAGGAAGTCGAAGTTGAACGCCGAGTGCAGCTCGTCGCGGCGCAGGTAGCGCGCGGCGCGGGACATGTCGGGCAGCCACATCTCGCCGACGAGCACGCGTTCGCCCGCGTAGGAGTCGGCGATCTTGCGCCACGACCGGTAGATCTCGTGCAGCCCCTCCTGGTCGGAGAACGGCGTCTCGTCCCCCTCGGCGACGTCGGGCAGCGCGGGGTCCTTCACGAGCCCGTCGGCGACGTCGATGCGGAAGCCGTCGACGCCGCGGTCGAACCAGAACCGCAGCACGTCTTCGAACTCCGCGCGGATGTCGGCGTTGTCCCAGTTGAAGTCGGGCTGGCGCGAGCTGTACAGGTGCAGGTACCACTCGCCGTCCTCCACGCGGGTCCACGCGGGCCCGCCGAAACGGGACTTCCAGTTGTTCGGCGGCTCGGAGCCGCCCGGGCCGCGGCCCGGGCGGAACCAGAACCGCTGCCGCTCGAGCGATCCCGGGCCGGCGGCGAGTGCCGCCTGGAACCACCGGTGCTCGTCGGAGCAGTGGTTCGGCACGATGTCGATGATCACGCGGATGCCGCGCTGGTGCGCTTCGGCGATGAGCTCCTCGGCCTCGGCGAGGGTGCCGAAAAGCGGTTCGATGTCACGGAAGTCGGCCACGTCGTAGCCGCCGTCGTCCATGGGCGACGGGTACCAGGGCGTGAACCAGATGGCGTCCACACCCAGATCGGCCAGATGGTCCAGTTTGGACCGCACACCGGCGAGATCTCCGATGCCGTCGCCGTTTCCGTCGGCGAAGCTGCGGATGTACACCTGGTAGATCGCCGCGCTGCGCCACCAAGCCGAAGACAGTTCGGTCACTGCGTAGTCCTCCCAGTAGTCTTTGCGGACAGTGCTCAGCCCTTGATCGAACCGGCGGTGAGCCCGGCGAGGATCTGGCGCTGGAACACGAGGAACAGCACGATCATCGGCACACTCGCCAGCACCATGCCCGCCACGAGCAGGTTGAGCGGCATGTCGATCGCGACCCGTTGCAGCATCACGCTCAGCGTCTGCTTGCCGGTGTCGGGGAACACCAGCAGCGGCCAGATGAAGTCCTTCCACGCGGCCACGATCGTGAGGATCGAAACCACGGCGAGGATCGGGCGCGAGATCGGCAGGATGACCTTCCACAACGTGCGCACCGGGCCGGCGCCGTCGAGGCGCGCGGCTTCGACCAGCTCGTCGGGGATCTGGTCGAAGAACCGTTTGAGCAGGTAGATGTTGAACGCGTTGGCCGCGGCCGGCAGCCAGATCGCGGCGGGGGAGTTGATCAGGTTCAGATGCAGCAGCGGCAGGTCGGTCACCGTCACGTACGTCGGCACCAGCAGCGCCGCGGCCGGCAGCATGAGCGTGACGAGCATGAGCCCCAGCACCACGTTGCCGAACTTCGGCCGCAGCTTCGACAGCGCGAACGCCGCCGGCACGTCCACCGCGAGCTGCACCAGCCACGCGCCGCCGGCCACGACCACCGTGTTGAGGAAGTACTTCCCGA
The sequence above is a segment of the Amycolatopsis sp. 2-15 genome. Coding sequences within it:
- a CDS encoding class I SAM-dependent methyltransferase, coding for MGPRDTLLAGLARQLGHPSGLPGRAVGRLLNRANRGNMRAAVEALDLKPGETALDIGFGGGLGLDLLLRAAAGGTVHGVDISDTMIAKARAAFPDNIAAGRLRLHRGTMTALPLEDASMAAAITLDTVYFVDDLDLAFAEVARVLTPGGRFVLGIGDPEAMKAMPFTEHGFRLRPVADVETALGEAGLSLDRHERLGEGTRAFHLLLTSR
- a CDS encoding SDR family oxidoreductase, with the protein product MAGKTAVVTGAGSGIGRRVTRALLGAGYQVALAGRRAEALSETAGDASGALVVPTDVASPGAVAALFEAVREQWGRLDLLVNNAGVSAGGTVADLSVERWRRTVDTNLTGMFLCAQQAVRLMKDQEPMGGRIINNGSISAHAPRPASVAYTATKHAVTGLTKSISLDGRAWNVACGQIDIGNAATEMTERMSAGIPQADGRVLAEPTFDSGHVADAVLYMAGLPLDANVQFLTITATAMPFIGRG
- a CDS encoding NPP1 family protein; translation: MKHRTLRRLAIATVVSGSLVFGSATAWADPPSALPAGAPAADAKWQPALDFDKDGCYNTPAIGPDGTLNPGLDLGGAVNGNCHDKSDLANTNVYSRSKCNNGWCAYLYGYYFEKDQVSDGPVSAGHKHDWEHIVVWVQDDQAKYISVSQHQGYETKPASEVPFQDTHPKAVYHKDGVSTHDFRFPKDGNGDEPPENDEGVWQVKGLVGWDNYPAGIRDKLTSADFGDATFKLTDDRFNGTLATAKPAEVGLDPNA
- a CDS encoding ABC transporter substrate-binding protein; this encodes MRLPALLVAAVVALSALAGCSSDEPARPGVVTVGLQEPGTLLPADVDDQAGRFVTGALWTPLADYDPATGKLTPRAAAAITSTDRVTWTVTLRPGLKFHDGTPVTAQSYVDTWQAIAGENWEATPVLTKSLRAKQITAPDATTIRLVLDRPSSQVPAWLSAPGLVPMPASVLASHDWNGFARHPVGDGPFRLADDWAPGTGGTLVRVTPAEGKATEVDLRVGDPVEQYDAVRDGSLDLVTSVAGERHEAMHTDFADRHTTWPLPEAGYLVFPMADPRFADAAVRHAFALAVDRSALEAGPLAHQVDPAHALLPPADAPGERTGTCRPCSFDAAAAKSLLGQSAFTGPTTVYFDPGAGQWTRPLATGVATALGVAVTAAQRPNGRVTGPSTVDLNLASASPADLLSALASASGYSDAGFEQDLTAAESAATTAEAGQLYRVAENQLLRDLPVAPLWTGHGHAVWSPRLHDVTAAAFSGIDLAKLSV
- a CDS encoding LVIVD repeat-containing protein — its product is MTTVAATLIATELPAAACGEDDKPAVQAKHTAGDPGAIKGVRAVGNVPDAAGAISANFLQYGHRDVMVVSGEFGLKVYDLTRNPAAPKAIGQLSLPGLWETEDTEVDAKRKLVFLSRDPRAFEGNTHTGESGIYVVDVSRPEKPTILSYVRVPAGHTTSCVDGCRYLWTGGPAKADDQPADWGGRPIWVTDVRDPRHPVVHPDPIELARNDGQTDYVHDVQVDSAGVAWVSGRGGVRGYWTSGLHRDPVRGGVHRATALAPIPYAGGGVDETAAPSKFLHNSFHPVGPREAGAWRGHDLVYATEENFLDGCAGDGVLTISSLAGSYNGEGWRSTPTDPFRLQSIGTWSVAGQEGSDPASDDCSAHYFDLRDHVLVQSFYSQGTRFLDVSDPTNPRQIAYFRPADASSWAPYWHDGYVYVADNVRGVDVLKLTA
- a CDS encoding chloramphenicol phosphotransferase CPT family protein, encoding MEPVARGRVILLNGPSSSGKSSIGQALLAILPDPWFHVPVDGISGMRSTRYTRELDDAGVQEMLRRTRRGYHRAVAALTSTGNDVVMDYLLSEPWRLDDLLVVLDGYDVTLVDVHCAPEELARRERSRGDRPHGLAASQTLIYSHRDSDLVVDTTHRTAADCAREIAGRLDAVGRPKAFERLRAARARTS
- a CDS encoding dihydrofolate reductase family protein, whose product is MTATYTFDVFSSLDGYGSHTGDWGGYWGKQGPELLARRLELYGEGQRMVFGKTTFKDSVEMFAEFGVENLDPWVALMRNLPATVVSTTLRGPLDWPDATVISGDAVDVVARLKKESDAPLRSHGSLAMNRALMAAGLVDRVQLTVFPALTGRTGAARIFEGAEDFDLELLESRTLDGNTQELIYRPTRHP
- a CDS encoding TIGR02569 family protein: MSETVWRAGTVSGLGAARFRVATPIRTTDGGWFAEGWEAALFVAGEPDVGRADDVVRAGLAFHQAVAGLPRPAFLDRRDDPCATGDRAAWEELTVRSGSAAAAELLRPLVGARRPVDLVSQAVHGDLLGNVLFADGQAPAVIDWSVYWRPPSWVSAVVIVDALCRHGAQPDLATRWSHLPEWGQMLVRALICRIVTDDVVLGANEWTPARTGAYRLVVELVIGLA
- a CDS encoding glycoside hydrolase family 13 protein codes for the protein MSSAWWRSAAIYQVYIRSFADGNGDGIGDLAGVRSKLDHLADLGVDAIWFTPWYPSPMDDGGYDVADFRDIEPLFGTLAEAEELIAEAHQRGIRVIIDIVPNHCSDEHRWFQAALAAGPGSLERQRFWFRPGRGPGGSEPPNNWKSRFGGPAWTRVEDGEWYLHLYSSRQPDFNWDNADIRAEFEDVLRFWFDRGVDGFRIDVADGLVKDPALPDVAEGDETPFSDQEGLHEIYRSWRKIADSYAGERVLVGEMWLPDMSRAARYLRRDELHSAFNFDFLVCPWDVSRFRDVISRTLRAHDEVGAPAAWVLSNHDVTRHVTRYGRSGDTGFSFADRLHGSPVSLSLGTRRARAAALLTLALPGGVYVYQGEELGLWEVEDLPSELRQDPVWARTDGADPGRDGCRVPLPWSGFGAPFGFGAGTPWLPQPASWAEYTASAEAADPASMLSLYRDGLRIRAEQPALGAGALEWLSLGDGVLAFTREPGFTFALNFSASPVPLPAAEILLASGPVTTEIPTDTAVWLRS
- a CDS encoding carbohydrate ABC transporter permease — encoded protein: MTTALPRKGKRAAVPSGRTLISPSQLRTGGGKTVYVIVFVCTFVLFTLAFLFPLYWAVTGAMKSPAELAATPATIVPREWHPESFTEAWDQMDLGKYFLNTVVVAGGAWLVQLAVDVPAAFALSKLRPKFGNVVLGLMLVTLMLPAAALLVPTYVTVTDLPLLHLNLINSPAAIWLPAAANAFNIYLLKRFFDQIPDELVEAARLDGAGPVRTLWKVILPISRPILAVVSILTIVAAWKDFIWPLLVFPDTGKQTLSVMLQRVAIDMPLNLLVAGMVLASVPMIVLFLVFQRQILAGLTAGSIKG